ACCGGCGCCCGCGCTGTTCGCGTACTGCTGATAGATGTACAGCGGAAGCGACTGCTGCGCACCCTCGAAGGGGTTGGCGTTGATGAGCGAGTTGCCCCAGACCAGGAGCAGGACCGGCGCGGTCTCTCCGGCGATACGGGCGATGGCCAGCATGACGCCGGTCGTGATGCCGCCGATCGACGTCGGCAGGACCACCTTCAGGATCGTGCGCCACTTCGGGATGCCGAGCGCCAGGGACGCCTCGCGCAGCTCGTTCGGGACGAGCTTGAGCATCTCCTCCGTGGAACGGACGACGACCGGCATCATCAGGATCGCCAGGGCGAGCGAGCCGGCGAAGCCGAACGGCTCCATGTCGAACATCAGCATGATGCTGAGGATGAACAGGCCCGCGACGATCGACGGGATGCCCGTCATGACGTCGACGAAGAAGGTGACGGCCTTGGAGAGCTTGCCGCGCCCGTACTCCACCAGGTAGACGGCGGTCAGCACACCGATCGGCGCCGCCATCACCGTGGCGAGGCCGACCTGCTCCAGGCTGCCGAGGATGGCGTGGTAGATACCGCCGCCCGGCTCGGAGTCGGCGACCAGGCCCATCGAGTGGGTCAGGAAGAAGATGTCGAGGACCTTCACACCCCGCGAGACCGTCGACCACACCAGGGAGATCAGCGGGATGAGGGCGAGCAGGAAGGCGACCCAGACCAGCGCGGTCGCGATCCGGTCCTTGGCCTGGCGGCGGCCCTCCACGCGGGCGGCGATGCCGTACGTCCCCACGACGAACAGGACCGCGGCGATCAGGGCCCACTGGATGCTGCTGTCCAGGCCGGCGGCCGCGCTGATGCCGAGGCCGAGGGCGACGGAGCCGG
This is a stretch of genomic DNA from Streptomyces sp. NBC_00285. It encodes these proteins:
- the pstA gene encoding phosphate ABC transporter permease PstA, with the translated sequence MSTASAEKRPSTLRGASLPRWSPYAIAAGSVALGLGISAAAGLDSSIQWALIAAVLFVVGTYGIAARVEGRRQAKDRIATALVWVAFLLALIPLISLVWSTVSRGVKVLDIFFLTHSMGLVADSEPGGGIYHAILGSLEQVGLATVMAAPIGVLTAVYLVEYGRGKLSKAVTFFVDVMTGIPSIVAGLFILSIMLMFDMEPFGFAGSLALAILMMPVVVRSTEEMLKLVPNELREASLALGIPKWRTILKVVLPTSIGGITTGVMLAIARIAGETAPVLLLVWGNSLINANPFEGAQQSLPLYIYQQYANSAGAGAAYDRAWAASLTLIAFVMILNLVARGIARWKAPKTGR